From the Caldalkalibacillus uzonensis genome, one window contains:
- a CDS encoding dUTP diphosphatase: MVNLQPLFEIQKELDDKIIAKHGLFHQNLIPKKILALEVELGELANETRCFKFWSIKPPSPRDIILEEYVDALHFVLSIGLEKGFDQLVRIEKRNIAVTEVEAFHQVFDCITRFAQTEDGQAYQALFQSVIDLGQRLGFSWEEIEQAYKKKNEVNHQRQEQGY, translated from the coding sequence GTGGTCAACTTGCAGCCATTATTTGAGATTCAGAAAGAATTGGATGACAAAATCATAGCAAAACATGGTCTTTTTCACCAAAATTTGATTCCCAAAAAAATTCTAGCCCTGGAAGTGGAGCTGGGGGAGCTGGCTAATGAAACCCGTTGCTTTAAATTTTGGAGCATCAAACCCCCTTCGCCACGAGACATCATCCTGGAAGAGTATGTGGATGCCCTGCACTTTGTTTTGTCGATCGGGCTGGAGAAAGGGTTTGACCAACTGGTCCGCATCGAAAAGAGAAACATCGCTGTGACTGAGGTGGAAGCATTTCACCAGGTATTCGATTGTATCACACGCTTTGCGCAAACAGAGGATGGACAAGCCTATCAGGCGCTCTTTCAATCGGTCATTGATTTAGGGCAGCGGTTAGGTTTTTCCTGGGAAGAAATTGAACAGGCTTATAAGAAGAAAAATGAAGTGAATCACCAGCGCCAAGAACAAGGGTACTAA
- a CDS encoding PAS domain-containing sensor histidine kinase: protein MVNQAYTHLFVGITLLSTIIFNLVWHQPFLWTLLVIPAIAIVISYPSWKVAVLTALSFSVLKYGVELVLLKTEWPEGHLPGLVLSTMLNWLVIITLTHFRITKDPLRQQLEQNEQQLRTLINAMPDFVNFKDGEGRWLEVNQFGLELFQLKDTPYKGKKDTELAEYSPFFKEVLLGCEASDEQAWRTKSIVRCEEVIPQPDGPAKIFDVIRVPLFNPDGSRKGLVVIGRDITERKKAAKELTETKERLQLLLDVCPVGIGVTVDDKIVFLNDAGVNLLGGSHPKEIIGKSIYEFVHPDNKRDVKRIRYKVLNEGVTSHQRERKVKRLDGQVIFTEITSTRISYKGKPATLIVANDITERKKSEEWLLKSEKLAVVGELAAGVAHEIRNPLTSLKGFVQLLQSGYGKKEEYYSIMLSELDRINLIVSEFLLLAKKPQALNFQPKNVKGLLDHVITLLNTQAILSNVEILTRSENDIPLIYCEENQLKQVFINILKNAIEAMPDGGQVIVDIQRYDDNHILISVKDQGCGIPEERMAMLGEPFYSTKEKGTGLGLMVSHKIIEVHEGRLEICSKVNEGTTVDIILPVVSKRAGKSLA from the coding sequence ATGGTAAATCAAGCCTATACCCACTTATTTGTCGGCATTACTTTGCTGTCCACCATTATTTTTAACCTGGTATGGCACCAGCCTTTTTTATGGACGCTGTTGGTTATACCCGCTATTGCTATCGTCATCAGTTATCCCAGTTGGAAAGTGGCTGTGTTAACCGCTTTGTCTTTTAGTGTTTTGAAATATGGTGTGGAGCTGGTGCTATTAAAAACAGAATGGCCTGAGGGGCATCTGCCTGGCTTGGTGCTGTCGACCATGTTAAACTGGTTAGTCATCATAACCCTGACCCATTTCAGGATCACAAAAGACCCTCTAAGGCAGCAGCTTGAACAGAATGAACAGCAGTTACGTACCTTGATTAACGCTATGCCTGACTTTGTTAACTTTAAAGATGGAGAAGGAAGATGGCTTGAAGTGAATCAATTTGGCCTGGAGCTTTTCCAACTTAAAGACACCCCTTATAAGGGTAAAAAAGATACTGAGCTGGCTGAGTACAGTCCTTTTTTCAAAGAAGTGCTGTTGGGTTGTGAAGCATCAGATGAACAGGCATGGCGCACAAAAAGCATCGTCCGCTGTGAAGAAGTGATCCCCCAGCCTGATGGGCCGGCCAAAATCTTCGATGTTATTAGAGTCCCTTTATTTAATCCGGATGGTAGTCGCAAGGGGCTTGTGGTGATCGGCCGGGATATAACAGAAAGAAAGAAGGCCGCAAAAGAGCTTACAGAGACCAAAGAGCGCTTGCAGTTATTACTGGATGTCTGTCCGGTTGGGATTGGCGTTACCGTGGATGACAAGATCGTATTTCTTAATGATGCTGGTGTGAACTTGTTGGGAGGCTCACATCCTAAAGAGATTATTGGCAAATCCATTTATGAGTTTGTACATCCCGACAATAAGAGGGACGTGAAAAGAATCAGGTACAAGGTACTGAATGAAGGGGTGACCAGTCACCAGCGTGAACGCAAGGTGAAAAGACTTGACGGACAGGTGATCTTTACGGAAATCACTTCCACACGGATCAGTTATAAAGGAAAGCCTGCTACGCTTATTGTGGCCAATGATATTACAGAGCGCAAAAAATCAGAGGAATGGCTGCTTAAATCTGAAAAGCTGGCCGTTGTGGGGGAGCTAGCCGCTGGGGTAGCCCACGAAATCCGTAATCCGTTAACGTCGCTCAAGGGCTTTGTACAATTGTTACAATCGGGGTATGGTAAAAAAGAAGAATATTATTCTATCATGCTTTCAGAACTGGACCGGATTAACTTGATTGTCAGTGAATTTTTGTTATTAGCGAAAAAACCCCAAGCTTTAAACTTTCAACCAAAAAATGTAAAAGGGTTGCTCGATCACGTCATCACCTTATTAAATACCCAAGCGATATTGAGCAACGTTGAAATTTTAACCCGATCAGAAAATGATATTCCCCTCATATATTGTGAAGAAAATCAACTCAAGCAAGTGTTTATCAACATCTTGAAAAACGCCATTGAAGCAATGCCGGATGGTGGGCAAGTGATCGTAGACATCCAGCGTTATGATGACAACCACATTTTGATAAGTGTCAAAGATCAAGGCTGCGGCATTCCGGAAGAGCGTATGGCCATGCTTGGCGAGCCTTTCTATTCTACTAAAGAAAAAGGGACCGGCCTGGGTTTAATGGTGAGTCACAAAATTATCGAAGTGCATGAAGGGCGTCTGGAAATTTGTAGCAAAGTGAATGAAGGTACGACAGTTGATATTATTTTGCCTGTTGTGTCCAAAAGAGCTGGAAAGAGTTTGGCATGA